In Xylanibacter ruminicola 23, a single genomic region encodes these proteins:
- a CDS encoding nucleotidyl transferase AbiEii/AbiGii toxin family protein has product MSDIFEQMVAQHTIAGDNDRKNALYEVMQQVVLSGLYRGGFFKEAAFYGGTCLRIFHGLRRYSEDMDFSLLAKNPNFTLETYFPAIIEEARLLGRTVTITKKDKRTFGKVESAFLKDNTDVYNLTFQTEKTLKIKIEVDVNPPLEFSTEQKLLMQPFSFTTRCFTLPDLYAGKMHALTFRAWKNRIKGRDWYDFEWYVRNRVALDFEHLKVRTKEFNDIDLTKELFMELLKERISKADIDAVKTDVIPYIIDKRELDIWSNDYFLQLADMIVFK; this is encoded by the coding sequence ATGTCAGACATCTTTGAACAAATGGTAGCACAGCACACTATCGCAGGCGATAACGATAGGAAGAATGCACTCTACGAGGTAATGCAGCAGGTGGTGTTGAGTGGCCTTTATCGTGGTGGTTTCTTTAAGGAGGCGGCCTTCTATGGTGGTACGTGTCTCAGGATATTCCACGGATTGAGACGATATTCTGAGGATATGGATTTCTCTTTGCTGGCGAAGAATCCGAATTTTACGCTCGAAACCTATTTTCCAGCCATTATCGAAGAGGCAAGACTATTAGGACGGACAGTTACGATTACTAAGAAGGACAAGCGTACCTTTGGCAAGGTTGAATCTGCTTTTCTGAAGGATAATACTGATGTGTACAATCTGACGTTTCAGACCGAAAAGACATTGAAGATAAAGATCGAGGTAGATGTAAATCCGCCTCTTGAGTTTTCTACCGAGCAGAAACTGCTTATGCAGCCCTTCTCGTTTACTACACGTTGTTTTACGTTACCCGATTTGTATGCCGGTAAGATGCATGCTCTAACATTCCGGGCTTGGAAGAATCGCATAAAAGGACGCGATTGGTACGATTTCGAGTGGTATGTACGAAATCGCGTGGCGTTGGATTTTGAACATCTAAAGGTAAGGACAAAGGAATTTAATGATATCGACCTTACTAAGGAACTCTTCATGGAACTCCTAAAGGAACGTATTTCTAAAGCAGACATTGATGCAGTAAAGACCGATGTTATCCCTTACATCATCGACAAGCGCGAACTCGACATCTGGAGCAACGATTACTTCCTGCAACTGGCCGATATGATTGTGTTTAAATAA
- a CDS encoding D-Ala-D-Ala carboxypeptidase family metallohydrolase, with translation MMKTIFDATMRLSEHFTLGEMCYSATAEAKKIPNIPLKQHITAMQNLCERCLEPVRCQLGLPIKVNSGYRCQLLNQMVGGVPTSQHLKGEAADITIPRSHRPFGHPTDEQAARLLLKYAEQYADFDQLILEHRGNSWWVHISCRIDFRKNRKQVLKM, from the coding sequence ATGATGAAAACTATTTTTGATGCAACCATGCGTCTATCAGAACACTTTACGCTCGGCGAGATGTGCTACTCAGCAACAGCCGAAGCTAAAAAGATTCCTAACATTCCACTGAAGCAGCACATCACAGCGATGCAGAACCTTTGCGAGCGCTGTCTGGAGCCCGTGCGCTGCCAGTTGGGACTGCCCATCAAGGTGAACAGCGGTTACCGCTGCCAGCTGCTCAACCAGATGGTGGGCGGTGTGCCCACGTCGCAGCACCTGAAGGGTGAGGCTGCCGACATCACCATCCCCCGCAGTCACCGTCCGTTCGGTCACCCCACGGATGAGCAGGCAGCACGCCTGCTACTGAAGTATGCCGAGCAGTATGCCGACTTCGACCAGCTCATCCTGGAGCACCGTGGCAACAGTTGGTGGGTGCACATCAGCTGCCGAATTGACTTCCGTAAAAACCGCAAACAGGTGTTGAAAATGTAA
- a CDS encoding Lin1244/Lin1753 domain-containing protein encodes MKNKGFIKLYRSMLSKPEMTDLVNEQGAVGFGVYMMIVLHLSQCDDYEGMFTNGQLSAFAAQAKTTRKNVRHIIEDFGLFEINGNRFKTATKSEENADETETKSPHSHARNNRYAGEDVEIDIEKEKKEKGTKVPDMIGPSAYEVMTREGLRQGGHGEPVPWWAPPQRDVYMVWSLVADRWVPPAQIDAEAERQRHKEMKPADFMMKTAWEVLTEDEQTRIQDNAKRQL; translated from the coding sequence ATGAAGAATAAGGGTTTTATAAAGTTATATCGCAGTATGCTGTCGAAGCCTGAGATGACCGATCTTGTGAACGAACAGGGTGCGGTTGGCTTCGGCGTGTACATGATGATAGTGCTGCACCTGTCGCAGTGTGATGATTACGAAGGGATGTTCACCAATGGACAGCTCAGTGCCTTTGCTGCCCAAGCCAAAACTACCCGTAAGAATGTGCGCCATATTATTGAGGATTTCGGATTGTTTGAGATCAACGGAAACCGATTTAAAACCGCAACAAAATCGGAAGAAAATGCCGACGAAACCGAAACTAAATCGCCACACTCACATGCGCGTAATAATAGGTACGCAGGCGAAGATGTAGAAATAGATATAGAAAAAGAAAAAAAAGAAAAAGGCACGAAGGTTCCCGATATGATCGGACCTTCGGCCTACGAGGTGATGACGCGCGAGGGCCTGCGACAGGGCGGCCATGGCGAACCTGTGCCTTGGTGGGCACCGCCGCAGCGCGATGTGTACATGGTGTGGAGCCTGGTGGCCGACAGGTGGGTGCCGCCAGCGCAGATAGATGCCGAGGCCGAACGCCAGCGCCACAAAGAGATGAAGCCCGCCGACTTTATGATGAAGACGGCCTGGGAAGTACTAACCGAAGATGAACAAACAAGAATTCAAGACAATGCAAAACGACAGCTTTAA
- a CDS encoding alpha-L-fucosidase produces the protein MTTRELLFTFMAVGATLTAFAQDYKVPVSERHEKMQQGKYEPTWQSLETHQTPEWFRNAKFGIWAHWGPQCVEGSGDWMARGMYIEGSSQYKHHVKHYGHPSEFGFKDILPLFKAEKWDPEALVQRYKRCGAQYFFVLGNHHDNFDLWDSQYQEWNSKNIGPHKDILEGWARAAKKAGLPLGISFHADHAWTWYETAQRYDQNGPKAGVYYDGKLTKADGKGKWWEGLDPQKLYAQNHPMSDRSWNNGQIHAQWGWENGAATPSEEFVTNFYDRTLDAINRYNPDLIYFDVTVLPFYPISDCGLKIATHMYNKNPRSVVFGKILSEEQKKALTWDVERGAPNQIIAEPWQTCNCIGDWHYNTSTYKHGYRTSENMVKQLVDIVSKNGNLLLNIPLRADGTYDEKASQFLDELEAWMTPNGESIFGTRPWVKFGEGPVAEKAIAINAQGFNEGQYNGMDYRDIRFNQTKKYLYATAMGWPQDGRLVIKSLAKGNKDFKKTITNVYLLGYGKLKASQTAEGLVVNLPKPCNKIAPVLRITK, from the coding sequence ATGACAACAAGAGAACTACTATTTACGTTCATGGCAGTCGGCGCAACGCTGACTGCCTTTGCACAAGATTACAAGGTGCCCGTATCTGAAAGACATGAGAAGATGCAGCAGGGCAAGTACGAACCCACCTGGCAGTCGTTAGAGACACACCAGACACCCGAATGGTTCCGCAATGCCAAGTTCGGCATCTGGGCCCACTGGGGACCTCAGTGTGTCGAAGGTTCTGGCGACTGGATGGCTCGTGGCATGTATATCGAGGGTAGTAGTCAGTACAAGCACCATGTAAAGCACTACGGTCATCCTTCCGAGTTCGGTTTCAAGGACATCCTGCCCTTGTTCAAGGCCGAGAAGTGGGATCCCGAGGCGCTCGTGCAGCGCTACAAGCGTTGTGGTGCTCAGTACTTCTTTGTACTGGGCAATCACCACGACAACTTCGACCTGTGGGATTCGCAGTATCAGGAGTGGAACTCCAAGAACATCGGTCCGCATAAGGATATCCTCGAAGGCTGGGCCCGTGCTGCCAAGAAAGCCGGACTGCCACTGGGTATCTCGTTCCATGCCGACCATGCCTGGACCTGGTACGAAACCGCACAGCGTTACGATCAGAACGGTCCGAAAGCCGGCGTATATTACGATGGCAAGCTTACTAAGGCCGATGGCAAAGGCAAGTGGTGGGAAGGTCTCGACCCCCAGAAGCTGTATGCCCAGAACCACCCCATGAGCGACCGCTCGTGGAACAACGGTCAGATACATGCCCAATGGGGCTGGGAGAACGGCGCAGCCACACCATCCGAGGAGTTCGTCACCAACTTCTACGATCGCACCCTCGATGCCATCAACCGCTACAATCCCGACCTCATCTACTTCGATGTAACGGTGCTGCCCTTCTATCCCATCAGCGACTGTGGACTGAAGATTGCCACCCACATGTATAACAAGAATCCACGTAGCGTGGTGTTTGGTAAGATACTGAGCGAGGAGCAGAAGAAGGCTCTTACCTGGGATGTAGAGCGTGGTGCCCCCAACCAGATTATCGCCGAGCCCTGGCAAACCTGCAACTGCATTGGCGACTGGCACTATAACACCAGCACCTACAAGCACGGTTACCGCACATCCGAGAACATGGTAAAACAGCTGGTCGACATCGTATCCAAGAATGGCAACCTGCTGCTTAATATCCCCCTGCGTGCCGATGGCACCTACGACGAGAAGGCCTCGCAGTTCCTCGACGAGCTCGAAGCCTGGATGACACCTAACGGCGAGAGTATCTTTGGTACCCGTCCTTGGGTTAAGTTCGGCGAGGGTCCTGTAGCCGAGAAGGCCATTGCCATCAATGCCCAGGGCTTTAACGAGGGGCAGTACAACGGTATGGACTACCGCGACATCCGCTTTAACCAGACCAAGAAATACCTGTACGCCACCGCTATGGGATGGCCTCAGGATGGACGTCTGGTCATCAAGTCGCTGGCCAAAGGCAATAAAGATTTCAAGAAAACTATTACGAACGTTTATCTGTTAGGCTACGGCAAACTCAAGGCCAGCCAAACAGCCGAGGGACTGGTAGTAAACCTGCCCAAGCCCTGCAACAAGATCGCTCCTGTACTCCGTATAACAAAATAA
- a CDS encoding bifunctional DNA primase/helicase, translated as MNKQEFKTMQNDSFKPQKQWEQTSTGYYIVPIDKLDVKGAPKDNDGKPDLKAPGMTIVRCKCPDCSDTRKHQDEHCVRLDTMTGLGKCYNCGFKFVISSKVPDYNKKRGYQKKKFKLPDTSKLRPIDGIGINYLLDRKIQPQTAAKAGVRSATRTFDGIERSCLAFTYREGSKVVNIQYKTTSKDFAVESDCELIPWNIDAAIGQDTLIVTEGMMDALALMECGFDNVISVSNGAESDVRTFDRFRYSHLDGIRTFYLAGDMDEPGVELRQKLALYFGEARCRIVEWRVGDDAAKDANEMLMEHGVDAVLQCINHAQLCPIVGVETIDDYRERTKYIWEHGIAPGKTVGWGEFDDHVQFEPGRTVIIVGEPNTGKSTFADDLVLNLALQHGWKAALYSPEMFPPERHIERMATTIAGRKFRKELVQTERGVDYRKPLIPERMADRILDWLCSNVFFITETSGRTIHKLLHRAEQLQHRYGIQQLLLDPFNYIQLPEGAKSDTMKIGDVLAEIELFAHRTGLLIFVVVHPSKPQKGEQIDSLYNASGSAEFRNRADYGLVLVNDDKQCARNGYHLLKIIVDKVRDDAMGHKGTCHVSFDPQNYRHGMVQTIHLMGEVNQYNILDISPHCWLDQTKEPTLF; from the coding sequence ATGAACAAACAAGAATTCAAGACAATGCAAAACGACAGCTTTAAACCCCAAAAACAGTGGGAACAAACCAGCACGGGCTACTATATTGTGCCCATCGACAAGTTGGATGTGAAGGGTGCCCCAAAGGACAACGACGGCAAGCCCGACCTGAAGGCACCGGGCATGACGATTGTGCGCTGCAAATGTCCCGACTGTAGCGACACCCGTAAGCACCAGGATGAGCACTGCGTAAGGCTCGACACCATGACCGGACTGGGCAAGTGCTACAACTGCGGCTTTAAGTTCGTGATCAGCAGTAAGGTGCCCGACTATAACAAGAAACGTGGCTACCAGAAAAAGAAATTCAAACTGCCTGATACCAGTAAACTGAGGCCTATCGACGGTATCGGTATCAACTATCTGCTGGACCGGAAAATACAACCACAGACAGCCGCAAAGGCAGGTGTGCGCTCGGCCACCCGAACGTTCGATGGCATTGAGCGTTCGTGCCTGGCCTTTACCTATCGCGAGGGCAGCAAGGTGGTAAACATCCAGTATAAAACCACCAGCAAGGACTTTGCTGTTGAGAGCGACTGCGAGCTGATACCTTGGAACATTGATGCCGCCATCGGTCAGGACACGCTGATTGTTACCGAGGGGATGATGGATGCGCTGGCACTGATGGAGTGCGGGTTCGACAACGTGATATCGGTGTCGAACGGCGCCGAGAGTGATGTACGGACGTTCGACCGCTTTCGCTACAGTCATCTGGATGGCATTCGTACCTTTTATCTGGCTGGCGACATGGACGAACCCGGTGTGGAGCTGCGCCAAAAACTGGCCCTATACTTCGGCGAGGCACGCTGCCGCATCGTAGAGTGGCGCGTGGGCGATGATGCGGCCAAGGATGCCAACGAGATGCTGATGGAACATGGTGTGGATGCGGTGCTGCAGTGTATCAACCACGCACAGCTGTGCCCGATAGTGGGGGTGGAGACCATCGACGACTATCGCGAACGCACCAAGTATATTTGGGAGCACGGCATCGCACCAGGCAAAACAGTAGGGTGGGGTGAGTTCGACGACCACGTGCAGTTTGAGCCGGGGCGCACGGTGATTATCGTGGGCGAACCCAACACAGGAAAATCGACCTTTGCCGACGACCTGGTGCTGAACCTGGCACTGCAGCATGGTTGGAAGGCGGCGCTCTATTCGCCCGAGATGTTTCCACCCGAGCGCCACATTGAGCGTATGGCCACTACCATCGCGGGGCGTAAGTTCCGTAAAGAACTGGTGCAGACCGAGCGTGGGGTTGACTATCGCAAGCCGCTGATACCTGAGCGCATGGCCGACAGAATTCTGGACTGGCTGTGCAGTAACGTGTTTTTTATCACCGAGACATCGGGTCGCACCATCCACAAGCTGCTGCACCGTGCCGAACAGCTGCAGCATCGCTATGGCATACAGCAGTTGCTGCTCGATCCGTTTAACTACATACAGTTGCCCGAGGGAGCTAAGAGCGACACGATGAAGATTGGCGACGTGCTGGCCGAGATAGAGCTGTTTGCCCATCGCACAGGACTGCTCATCTTTGTGGTGGTGCATCCGTCGAAACCGCAGAAGGGCGAGCAAATTGATTCGCTTTACAATGCCAGTGGGTCGGCCGAATTCCGTAACCGTGCCGACTACGGACTGGTGCTGGTGAACGACGACAAGCAGTGTGCGCGCAACGGCTATCATCTGCTGAAGATCATCGTGGATAAGGTACGCGACGATGCCATGGGACATAAAGGCACCTGTCATGTGTCGTTCGATCCCCAGAACTATCGTCATGGCATGGTGCAGACCATCCACCTTATGGGCGAGGTGAACCAGTACAACATCCTCGACATCAGTCCTCACTGCTGGCTGGATCAAACCAAAGAACCAACGCTGTTTTAA
- a CDS encoding clostripain-related cysteine peptidase: MKTNLKQLMLLACFMLSFVACTNDSGDNPAKGIDTRIVGNWFSDVSGMTYAKWNYGKTWQNTEFKADGTGSTRIYYTFEDDVIGCEKIDFTYTASANGVLTMNPKDREKMYANWQLVGDELTLGDGDIDLKFKKTTSDMAAKFDTWSKDDEMIDVPQPAKYTVFVYGNAGGTMDFIIEQGLWERLQQYLTDHNNVRVVCMYKYGKDQPDPDKAFTGKYAAPGDIVWFELTGETDLNTIKEQGMQAFGMGEKAKQLKICDPNTMRMFLEFSSLLCPAEDYVMGIWGHGSGFDALYDVPGKYEVQQARATRGVMVDEWVDNEWMDMYEMYDAMQAAGIEKFNTLMFHNCFMGNIETLTQARSFADYIFASAHILSSGGELMTEFIRGLIETGDAEKAGNLMFERCTPEWQNSYVDVAKNVYANGDYKMIRTDKFEPIIDAAKQLCDRILALYPTQKEAIDRATKSVYRFEPIDANKNEFIYPFFDIANYAQLLAKETDDAELKAISAAMDKAFDEAFVCYRDVNNSKEHLDHYTLSICLMSKLFYTFDYMTNVPELKALNNYNEGYEKCDFHKLTGWGNWLKTNEQFLNSNPQKGGGGKLK; this comes from the coding sequence ATGAAAACAAACCTAAAACAATTGATGCTATTGGCATGTTTCATGCTGAGTTTTGTGGCGTGCACTAACGATAGTGGTGATAACCCTGCGAAAGGAATCGACACCAGGATTGTGGGCAACTGGTTCTCGGATGTGTCGGGGATGACCTATGCCAAGTGGAACTATGGTAAGACATGGCAGAACACCGAGTTTAAAGCCGACGGTACGGGCAGCACCCGTATCTACTACACCTTTGAGGATGATGTCATCGGTTGCGAGAAGATTGACTTTACGTACACGGCATCGGCCAATGGTGTGTTGACGATGAACCCGAAGGATAGGGAGAAGATGTACGCTAACTGGCAGCTGGTGGGCGACGAGCTGACTCTTGGTGATGGCGATATCGACCTGAAATTTAAGAAAACCACTAGTGACATGGCTGCTAAGTTCGATACCTGGAGCAAGGACGATGAGATGATAGATGTGCCGCAACCCGCCAAATACACCGTGTTTGTATATGGCAATGCGGGTGGCACCATGGATTTTATTATAGAACAGGGCTTATGGGAGAGACTGCAGCAGTACCTGACCGACCACAACAACGTGCGCGTGGTGTGCATGTATAAATATGGTAAGGATCAGCCGGATCCAGATAAGGCCTTTACGGGCAAATATGCAGCGCCTGGCGATATCGTGTGGTTTGAGCTGACTGGCGAGACCGACCTGAACACAATTAAGGAACAAGGTATGCAGGCTTTCGGCATGGGCGAGAAAGCCAAGCAACTGAAGATTTGTGACCCTAACACCATGCGCATGTTCCTGGAGTTCAGCAGTCTGCTGTGCCCTGCCGAGGATTACGTAATGGGCATCTGGGGGCACGGATCGGGCTTTGATGCCTTGTACGATGTGCCTGGTAAGTACGAAGTGCAGCAGGCTCGTGCTACCCGTGGTGTGATGGTAGACGAGTGGGTGGATAACGAGTGGATGGACATGTACGAGATGTACGATGCCATGCAGGCTGCGGGCATTGAGAAGTTTAACACGCTGATGTTCCACAACTGCTTTATGGGTAATATCGAAACGCTGACACAGGCACGCAGCTTTGCCGACTACATTTTTGCCTCAGCCCATATACTGAGTAGCGGCGGTGAGCTGATGACGGAATTTATTCGCGGCCTTATAGAAACAGGCGATGCCGAGAAGGCTGGCAACCTGATGTTTGAACGCTGTACACCTGAATGGCAGAACAGTTATGTAGACGTAGCCAAGAATGTTTACGCCAACGGCGACTACAAGATGATTCGCACCGATAAGTTCGAGCCTATCATCGATGCTGCCAAGCAGCTGTGCGACCGCATTCTGGCACTCTATCCCACACAGAAGGAGGCCATCGACCGTGCTACCAAGAGCGTGTATCGCTTCGAGCCTATCGATGCGAATAAAAACGAGTTTATTTACCCATTCTTCGACATCGCTAACTATGCCCAGCTGTTGGCTAAGGAAACCGACGATGCCGAGCTGAAAGCTATATCGGCAGCGATGGATAAGGCCTTCGACGAGGCTTTTGTATGCTATCGCGATGTGAACAACAGTAAGGAGCATCTGGATCACTACACACTGAGCATCTGCCTGATGAGTAAACTCTTCTACACCTTCGACTACATGACGAATGTTCCGGAGTTAAAAGCCTTGAACAACTACAATGAAGGCTACGAGAAGTGCGACTTCCACAAGCTGACGGGGTGGGGCAACTGGCTGAAAACCAACGAGCAGTTCTTGAACAGCAATCCACAGAAAGGTGGAGGCGGTAAATTAAAATAA
- a CDS encoding smalltalk protein yields the protein MMKNWRTIAKIVVAVITALLGAVGATAAGVQIV from the coding sequence ATGATGAAGAACTGGAGGACGATTGCGAAGATCGTGGTGGCAGTAATCACCGCCTTGTTAGGCGCAGTAGGTGCAACTGCCGCAGGCGTTCAAATCGTGTGA
- a CDS encoding DUF4421 family protein, with amino-acid sequence MTLKSIILAIGMGCCGTATAQGGLTTFVKKVGTMIDSMSVRGLDRSYIDASEKPWQLIAKGNVSQTIVSMNADGNILGVDYSARPYLKTQPSQYVGFWAGYRGYGIGYTVNVGGDKGSNLVFGATGGAYGVNVRIHSFDNSNPSINLNSELLSEEEQKTWDDVQLIDPIHVRTVIADGYYMFNGKKFSYAAAYDQSVIQKRSAGSLMAGLMYNYTRIDYATDLNGDLVYLMHGLGKVKLWQGSAGVGYAYNWVPARGLLVNVMLMPMVTFVNKLKVFAYATNVPELMTDDRFWSEDISNEEWDEWFYSHVHITPMGDKTINSGISLGFDTRMSVTYNFGRYFISAYGQFNNIRYRHQSTHGYLNDWFINTAIGIRL; translated from the coding sequence ATGACATTGAAAAGCATCATTTTAGCAATAGGTATGGGCTGTTGCGGGACGGCGACGGCGCAAGGGGGCCTGACTACTTTCGTGAAGAAAGTGGGCACGATGATCGACTCGATGTCGGTGAGAGGCCTCGACCGTAGCTATATTGATGCTTCTGAGAAACCATGGCAACTGATAGCCAAGGGCAATGTGAGTCAGACGATTGTGAGTATGAACGCCGATGGAAACATATTAGGCGTGGACTACAGTGCCCGACCCTATCTTAAAACGCAGCCCTCACAGTACGTAGGTTTCTGGGCGGGCTACCGAGGCTATGGCATCGGCTACACCGTGAACGTGGGCGGCGATAAAGGTAGCAACCTGGTGTTTGGTGCCACTGGAGGCGCCTACGGCGTGAACGTGCGCATACACTCGTTCGACAACAGCAACCCCAGCATCAACCTGAACAGCGAACTGCTGAGCGAGGAAGAACAGAAAACCTGGGACGACGTACAACTGATAGACCCTATACACGTGCGAACCGTGATTGCCGATGGCTACTATATGTTCAACGGCAAGAAATTCTCGTATGCAGCGGCCTACGACCAGTCGGTGATACAGAAACGTTCGGCTGGATCGCTCATGGCCGGACTGATGTACAACTATACGCGTATCGACTATGCCACCGACCTGAATGGCGACCTGGTGTACCTGATGCACGGACTGGGCAAAGTAAAGCTGTGGCAGGGCAGCGCTGGCGTGGGCTATGCCTACAACTGGGTGCCAGCACGCGGACTGCTGGTTAACGTGATGCTGATGCCCATGGTGACATTCGTGAACAAACTGAAGGTGTTTGCCTACGCCACCAACGTGCCCGAACTGATGACCGACGACAGATTCTGGAGCGAAGACATCAGCAACGAGGAATGGGACGAGTGGTTCTATAGCCATGTGCACATCACACCCATGGGCGACAAAACCATCAACAGCGGTATCAGTCTGGGATTCGACACACGCATGTCGGTCACCTACAACTTCGGACGCTACTTTATCAGTGCCTACGGACAGTTTAACAACATACGCTATCGCCACCAAAGCACTCATGGCTATCTGAACGACTGGTTTATCAACACCGCCATCGGCATAAGATTATAA
- a CDS encoding HU family DNA-binding protein: MSVFYRLSKVTSPKAKGYGKWYPRAVITQTVDTEMLATIMQRNCTLKKADIVAVISELIETMADQLQDSKRVKLNGFGSFKIGIRGEGADSAADFSISKNIKGLHVLFQPEVKTDGSGLRQKTFITGCSVQEAPKNDVDTTKPANSGSNGGGNGGSTQPSNGGNGGGSHEPIGD; encoded by the coding sequence ATGTCTGTATTTTACAGATTGTCGAAGGTGACATCACCTAAAGCCAAGGGCTATGGCAAGTGGTATCCACGAGCCGTGATTACCCAGACCGTGGATACGGAGATGCTGGCCACCATCATGCAGCGTAACTGTACCTTGAAAAAGGCGGATATCGTGGCTGTGATCTCTGAGCTCATCGAGACGATGGCCGACCAGTTACAGGATTCTAAGCGTGTGAAGCTGAATGGCTTTGGATCGTTTAAGATCGGTATCCGTGGCGAGGGCGCTGACAGCGCTGCTGACTTCAGCATCAGCAAGAACATCAAGGGCTTGCACGTGCTGTTTCAGCCCGAGGTAAAGACCGATGGCAGTGGTCTGCGTCAGAAGACCTTCATCACTGGTTGTAGTGTGCAGGAGGCGCCAAAGAACGATGTCGACACCACTAAGCCCGCTAACAGCGGTAGCAATGGTGGTGGCAATGGTGGCAGCACCCAGCCAAGCAACGGTGGTAACGGCGGTGGCAGCCACGAGCCCATCGGGGATTAA